GGACTCCCATAGCGACACCGGAAGCGATGTGCAGCTCGTTCGATGTTCTCCATTAGGAGAAGTTATCTGGTCCTGGACCTATGGGCTGACAACTACCGATGATGATCGGGGATATGATGTTGTAACTGTAGGCGATAGTGCGATATTTATTCTCGGGACTCTCTCCACGGATGAAGGCGGTCTTTTCCTAATGCGAGTTGACACTACGGGTAATATCGCTTGGACGCGCACCTATGGTTGGGCGATTGCACCCAGTTTCCAGCATACTTCTGATGATGGATTCGTGATTCTTGGATCGACTGGTGCTTCGTGGGGTGGCCCACCGTCGCGTGTGCTACTTATACGCGCAAATTCAGAGGGTGATACCTTGTGGACTCGTACGTATGAATTTGAGGAGTTTGTTGATTGGTACGGTATCGCAATACAGGAAATGCCAGATAACGGATTTGCCCTCGCTGCCACTGCTCAATGTTGTGGTGATCTTATTAACTATTCCTATGCTGCGATCATTCGCACGGACGATCAGGGTGATACTCTTTGGGTACGCAGGTTCGCTGCGTCGGAGGGATATAGCGTTTTTTCAAGTTTCAACGCTATGAACATAACGGCCGATAGCGGATTGATTTCAACGGGCAGGATTTACAGCCCTCATACCAAAGGGAACCTCTGGATTGTGCGCCTTGCATCTGACGCTACCTCCTTGAGTGCAAAGGAGAAAATAGAATACCTTCCTACTTCAGTTCTACTATTTCAGACCTACCCCAATCCCTTCAATCCTATCACCACCATCCGCTATGACCTACCGCTGTCAGTGCATGTGCAGCTGATAGTCTATAACATTCTGGGCCGCGAGGTTGTTCGCTTAGTGGAAGGCTTGGTCCCCGCCGGCTCCCATAGCGTGGTCTGGCACGGCCGGAACCAAGACGGCCGCCCTCTCCCCTCCGGCATCTACCTCGCCCGATTAGCGACACCGGGGTACACCCAGTCCATCAAGATGCTGCTGCTGAGATGAAACGAGTAGCTACAGTGCTTCTGGTTCTTGGCACATCAGTGATAGGCCAATCTGACTCCCTCAGCTGGCTGGAATTCTTCCCCATGCACATCGGTGACCGCTGGCAATACAATGAAGTGGTGTACAGCAATGGAGTAAAAACCGCAGACCGGTACACCATAGCCCAGATCGCTGGAGACAGCACAGCAGCGAATGGTAAACGGTATTTCTATTTCAATCCATCGTTGCCCATGATCTATGCCGAACTATTGCGGTTTGATACTCTTCAACAACGTATTTATGCCTATGCCCCCGATACCGGCATCTGCTATATCGATAGTGAGCGATTGGTTTTTGATTTCATCCTCGTTGATTCTAGCAACGGGACTTGTCCGGAGTGCTATGATTTTTGCGAAGTTTGTCAGAAGGAGCGCAGGGAATTATCAGCCTTTAAAGATACCTTTGTAACTGTCGACTGCCGGCCCCCGGAAGCCAGGATCACTTTTGCTGCTCCTATCGGCCTTATAGGTATTGGTATAGATACTCCTTGGGGAGATGCGCATTACTATTCTTTAGTCGCAACCAAGATCAACGGCGTAACATATGGCGAGTTCGTACCTGAGGACACTGATAACCTCTGGTTCCTGGACTACTTCCCTATGCACATCGGTGACCGCTGGCAATATGAAATTACTGAGTGGGCCCAGGGCGTGACGGGTTACCAGTCCTTGACCATTACCGGCGATACCGTGATGAG
The Candidatus Neomarinimicrobiota bacterium DNA segment above includes these coding regions:
- a CDS encoding FlgD immunoglobulin-like domain containing protein — protein: MRVLRGRTIRAVTVVLALAMFSTGLRAQPDTLWTMTLGRELEEEGLDVQQTFDGGFIIVGYIEASRETGNRDIWLIRTNASGDTIWTKTIGGSGYDMGFSVQQTPDSGFVVGGLLSLGQGYSFSLIRTDTKGDTLWTRSYGGGVAKKVKQTWDGGFLAIGDSHSDTGSDVQLVRCSPLGEVIWSWTYGLTTTDDDRGYDVVTVGDSAIFILGTLSTDEGGLFLMRVDTTGNIAWTRTYGWAIAPSFQHTSDDGFVILGSTGASWGGPPSRVLLIRANSEGDTLWTRTYEFEEFVDWYGIAIQEMPDNGFALAATAQCCGDLINYSYAAIIRTDDQGDTLWVRRFAASEGYSVFSSFNAMNITADSGLISTGRIYSPHTKGNLWIVRLASDATSLSAKEKIEYLPTSVLLFQTYPNPFNPITTIRYDLPLSVHVQLIVYNILGREVVRLVEGLVPAGSHSVVWHGRNQDGRPLPSGIYLARLATPGYTQSIKMLLLR
- a CDS encoding T9SS type A sorting domain-containing protein; its protein translation is MKRVATVLLVLGTSVIGQSDSLSWLEFFPMHIGDRWQYNEVVYSNGVKTADRYTIAQIAGDSTAANGKRYFYFNPSLPMIYAELLRFDTLQQRIYAYAPDTGICYIDSERLVFDFILVDSSNGTCPECYDFCEVCQKERRELSAFKDTFVTVDCRPPEARITFAAPIGLIGIGIDTPWGDAHYYSLVATKINGVTYGEFVPEDTDNLWFLDYFPMHIGDRWQYEITEWAQGVTGYQSLTITGDTVMSNGRRYFVFSDSTYCQIDTTNAILYKYITWGCYAPCPFNEWDEIDFSVMDSSILAWEDCWYGSSSIHDHGYLPLSAFEDTFHVISVYHEYEEITRFYACGLGLLELNMQDYIVRRLIAAQIDGNIYGKFVAVERDNPTYPLSFMLYDAYPNPFNPITTIRYDLPQSVHVQLIVYNLLGREVARLVDQPLEAGIHYVVWNGKGNNGSELPSGIYIARLVALNYTKSIKMLLLK